GGCGAAGGTCATTACACGGAAAAGGACGTTGCTGAGGCGGCCCGCGCCTTCACGGGTTGGACACTTGATCGGGCAGCGCAGCGGTTCGTCACCCGCCCACGATGGCACGACGAGGGCGAGAAAGTCATTCTGGGGAAAACTGGCAACTTCACTGGCGAGGACGTTATTGAAATCATCGTGAATCGCCCTGAAGCCGCCACCTTCATCACGGGAAGACTGTGGCAGTTTTTCACGGGCGAATTTCCCGCCCCTGCTCTCAATGCGGCGTTGGCTGCCGAGTTCCGACGCTGCGACAAGATGGTCGGGGCGTTCCTGCGAACGATGTTCCTTTGCGAAGAGTTCTACGCGCAAGCTGTCATCGGTAATCAGGTGAAGAGTCCTGTTCAATGGCTGGTTGGAAGCGTGCGGCTCCTCGAGCGGCAAATGCCAACGCCCCGATTCTGTTTGGATTTGTTGCGTTCGCTCGGACAGGAACTTTTCGCTCCGCCGAATGTAAAAGGCTGGGACGGCGGCACGAGTTGGATCAGCACGAACACCCTTATGGCGAGATACACCGCTGTTCCGGTTTTGGTCGATGGCGAAGCGCCACCGCAGCCCCGCCGTGAAGGAAATCCCGATCGCCCCCAGCGACGCCAGCGGCCAGCGCTCAAGGGCGGCATCGATCCGATGCTTCTTTTTTCATCGGCCGAGCGCGCGGACAAACGGGTGTTCCTGGACGCGCTGCAACAACGCCTGCTTCAAGGTCAACTTCGCGGAAAGGCTGCGGAACAACTTCGGGAATATGTGGAATCGGCGGCAAGCCTCGACCCTGAAACGATCAAGGGGGCAATCCGTTTGGTGTTGGG
The Verrucomicrobiia bacterium DNA segment above includes these coding regions:
- a CDS encoding DUF1800 domain-containing protein, with translation MLKPIAAAAWDVRKAAHLLNRAGFGGKPVEVARFTELGASAAVEELVDFQRIPDPTADPEWAKPDPERIQRLADLRKAPEPERRELQRQEQRLQRERLLELRLWWLNRMAFGPRPLQEKLTLFWHGHFATSFEKVRDAYYMWRQNELFRRIAVGNWRDILVEVGTDPAMLIWLDQGQSRKEKPNENFAREVMELFALGEGHYTEKDVAEAARAFTGWTLDRAAQRFVTRPRWHDEGEKVILGKTGNFTGEDVIEIIVNRPEAATFITGRLWQFFTGEFPAPALNAALAAEFRRCDKMVGAFLRTMFLCEEFYAQAVIGNQVKSPVQWLVGSVRLLERQMPTPRFCLDLLRSLGQELFAPPNVKGWDGGTSWISTNTLMARYTAVPVLVDGEAPPQPRREGNPDRPQRRQRPALKGGIDPMLLFSSAERADKRVFLDALQQRLLQGQLRGKAAEQLREYVESAASLDPETIKGAIRLVLGTTDYQLS